GTATACAGACTATATTTAAAAGATAATACAAAAACATTTTGTCATACTTTGAATGATTGAAATCAATCTTAAAAAAGTTATTATGATAGGCACCACTCACATTTGTAACTATTTTCCCAGTGTTTCCCGTTCTAGTCATTAATATATCATCTTTTGTTGCTACTACATTTTTAAGTGGATTTTTAATGTAATATTTTTTATCGCTTTTAGGATTTAGAAATTCATTTGTAATATAAAAGTATTTACTACCATCTATATTTTCTGTATATCTTTTACTTATTGCAATCTGTAGCCCTTGTGATAATTTTGTAAAATCTTCAAACTTACGCTGTTCCCAAGGGTCAGTAAATCCTGGGAAACGAAGTTCTGGAAAATCTTCGCCATTTTTGGGGAACATTTTTTGTAACAAACTTTTCTTCTTATCTTGCAAGTGATTTAACTTACGCTGATGAAGGGTGATAAGGTTGTCGAGGTCCTTGAAAAAGGTGCCAATTTTACTCTGCTCTTCTTCATTTTCAGGAATACTAATTACTAAATCTTTAACAATGTTCCCAGATAAATTTCCTTGTCCACCTTGTAAATAAGTATTGACTATTAAGTTTCTTTGTTTTCTTAGCCACTGAGCAATAAAATAACAATTATATTTTGGACTTGGTTTGATTGCTAAGATTGCTTGGTTAATAGCCCCATTCATATGTGATATTCCTACTTCACCGCTAGTTGCACCATAAAGGGCGTACAAAATATCTCCCTTCTTTACTTCTTTAGCTGATGAATTTTGCAATCCTTCTTCTGTTAAAAATAATTCTGTTGAATAAGCATTTATTTCACCTGATCTAATAAATGGAATGGTACCTCCATAATATGTTTTATTTCTTACACTTGGCGTGCCTCCAGAATAACATTCTGTTATATCTCCTAACTTACACTGTTCCCAAGGGTCAGTGAATCCTGGAAACCTTATTTTAGGTACATTCGCTTTATCTTTATCCATTTTATCTCCTATCTTAACTGTCAATTGATAGTCGGCAGTTCAATAATTAATTTTAAAGTGTTATTAGATATAAATTAGCTTTCAGCCTGTTCATCCGCTAATTTATAAATTGCTTCACGCAAACTATTACGATACTTGATTTTAGACAAAGATTGTATCCCTTCATTATGTGCTAACGTCTTATAATCCACGCTTGCTTGGGCAATTATATCTCGAATTTGACCAGTATCATCTAAATCTTGTAAGCCATAACGATGATGACTAAACAATTCACGCATCTGAACACTTGTGATAATATCTGTAATTCCCCACTTCACTCGAAAATCCAGGAACATTCTATCAAGGCTGACATTGTTAGCCGCTTGAATAATTTGTTCACTATCTCTCAATTTTACTGGATATTTAAAATTAGAACCTTCTGGCGGAAAATGTCCTTTGATAATAGCAGTTGCTGCATTCATAACCTTCGCAGCGTAATTTCTGTCTTCCAAACCAGTGGCAAATTGATCAATTTTCTCTTTCGTAGCTTGCGCTTCTTGGCTCTTGCCCTCATGCACTTGGTTTAATAATTGTTCCACCAATTCAGTTAAATAATCATAATCTATTTTCACATCCTTGATATGAGTCATTCTTAACTCAATTTGATAAAAAGGAATTTTCTTTTCTTTTGATATATGTTGTTTAAGCTCATTGGTTAAAACTGTAGTAAGCATAACTTCTTCTTCACTAGTCATGCCTAATTTTTCAACTAACTCATCAGGATTGTCGTAATTGAAACCTACTGTATTTCCATCAACTTCTTCAGGGGTATATTGTTTTAATTTAGCCATACCAGCATTATAATCACGCAACAAATCAAGCATATATTCTTTTTGCTTCTCAGAAGGTGGTAATTGTTGAAACTCATTAGTTAAGCTGTCTAATTTCTCAACAACCTCTTTAACTTCATTAAATACATCTTCAAAAGATTTAGCTATAATACCATCTTTTTGGTTAGATTTACGTTGCTCATTTTCTGATAAAATTGCGGAATCTTTATTAGCATAAATTGCGAGAGCTTCATTCATCAATTTCTCATTTTGAGCAGGCCAACGATAATTTACAATATGCCCCCAAGGTTTTTCTTGCGTATCAGCAATACGATTTGTTCTTGAATAGGCTTGAATAAGTCCAGCCCCTTTAAGTGTTCTATCTACATAAAGTGTATTAAGTTCTGGTGCATCAAATCCGGTCAAAAGCTGATCTACCACAATCACAATATCTAAGAATTTCTTATCTGTAGCAGTTTTATTCAAACGACTAGTAACATCTTGTGTATATCCATCTACATCATCCATACCAAAGCTTGTACCGAATTCTTTGTTATAGACCTTGATAGCATCATGCAAACCTTGATTGGTGGCAAGCATACTATCATTATTAGATGAGTTTTGACTAAATGTAACTGCCACTTTTAATGCTTGTCCGCCATTCTTCTTATTCTCACCGTTTACTCGTTGAAATTCATTGAAATACATCATTGCCATTGGAATACTTACTTTTCCACCACCAACATGAGTAGTAAAGAGGGCGTTATACTTACCTTCATTTGAACGATTTCGCCAGTTCTTGAAAATATCTTCAACTACTAACTTAATATGATCTGGATTTTCATCATAGAAGCTTGGTTCAACCGCATCATCCATGTCTTCTTGACTTATATTATTAATCTTCTTTTGAATCTGTTCTTCAGTCCACTTCGGATAACGTTCTCTATAGAAATTTGGCAGATATTTTAATTTCATTTGTTTTTCATCAATGGTTGTTTCAAAATCCACTTTAAAGCCCAAAACATTTCTATCTGCAATTGCTTCACGAATAGTATATGCATGTAACAATGGTCCAAAAATATCTTCTGTTCGCAAACCACTAGTAGTTTCATCAAACATGGGCGTTCCTGTATAACCAATCCAAGCAGATTTTCTAAACGCCTTTTGTATCTTTGCAAAACTTTCGCCACCAGTTGAACGGTGTGCCTCATCCACAATAAATACAATATTTTTATCAGGTGCTTTAAAAGATTTACGTTTCACTAAGGTATCAAGCTTTTGAACAGAGGTAACAATAATACTATTATCTTTACTTTTTAGTTTACGGCTCAAATCATTAGTATTATTAGTATCTTGAACGCTGCCAATAACATCTTCACCAGCATCTGGATCATAGGCCCTATAATTTTCATTTGTTTGTTTCGTTAAAGCAATTCTATCCACTACGAAGACAACTTTATCAACTTTCGGCATGCGGCTTGCAAGCCATGCTGTTTTAAAACTAGTTATAGTTTTACCAGAACCAGTAGTATGCCAGATATAACCTACTTTATTTGTGCCCAGTTCAAAATCAACTTGCTTTAAATTTTCAATTACATTCTGAGTCGCATATACTTGATATGGACGCATTACCTTTAACATTTGTTTGTTTTTTGTGCCATCCAAAATCATATAATTAGTAGCCATTTGATGTGCCATTGGAATACTCAACATTAAATCTGCAAACTCCTTCCAATTACGCACAATGGTATTATCACTTTTACGCTGCCAGTTAAAAGCAAAGTCCTTATTGAACTTATCCGATGTGGTATTCGCCATATATTTCACGTTATTTGGCGTAATTGCCACCAATATTTGTAGAGTGGAAAAAATATCACGATATTGGTTTTCTTCGGAATATTGATGCATTTGATTTAGTGCTTCATTGACATCATGTGTATCACGTTTTTCTTCAATTTGTATGATAGGTAAACCATTAATAAGAAGTGTTGTATCAAAACGACGATTTTGTTTCCCAGTGATAATTGCAGGGCGTTCAATTTGATTGACCACTTGATACACTGTATCTCCAGCACCAATTTGTTTTTGATCGAAAACCGTTAAAAACACGTGACGACCGTCATCTAAATCAATTTCGATTTGCGATACACCATTAAGTCCATATAAAAATTGTCCAGCTTCATATGGTATTTGAATACCAGATATAATCTTTTTAACTTGATTAAATTCCACAGTACTTAGTGGATGATCAAGTGTATTTTGATTGTGCCTCTCAAGAATCTCTTTAAAGTTATCCCAAAGTTTTTCTGTAGTTTTAATTTTTGGTTCATACTTCCACAGCTTTGTTTTTACACTGTAATCAACAGATTTTTCACTAATCACAAAGTCACTGATTCCTTCTAAACGTTCAGGTTTAGTTATGGTTCCACTGGTAATATATTGTATTAATTCAGTTTCAAATTGAGGTTCATTCATCTCTTCATTGCCTCCTCTAACTTGGATAATCTGATTTTTGTTTCAAGTTCTGCTGCCCTATTTCTAAGAGTTTGCAGCCTTAACTGACTAAAATAGACTTGTCCTATAATTTTTTGCTTATCTATGGAAGGTATTTTAGGTATTTCAAGCTCTTTAAGTTGCTTGAGAGTATACTTTAAAACTTGTGAACCTTGCAGTCCCAGCATAAATTGTTTTTTGATTGTTTTGTTTTCATTAATGAGATAAACCAAAAACTTTGAATCAATGTTTTTGCCAGGCAATAATTTAACGTAGTTTTGCGTATAAAGGTATCCCTGGTGCTCTTTTCTTATCATCGTTGCAATTCCCGTGATTAAACTAAACACCACATCACCCTGGCATAAAGTATTTACTTTATCATTAGTTCTAACTTGCTTATTATGCACATCGTTTGAAGTAACGCCTACTAAATCATCTGTTAAATCTGTTTGACTATAATAAGTAAAAACAGGTGTTTTCTCATCAAACGCTTCAGTAATCCTAAATTGAGGTGTTCCACTTACTAACCTAACCAATTCATTCAACTTTTTCATAAAATATTGTGCCTTTCTAAAATTAACTTTATTTACTATAATATAATCATAGCACAAAAGGAATTTTATTGCAACTATCAAAAATGTAATTTTAAAAAATTACATTTTTAAATTTTTTCACTAATTACTCTCGCTAAAAAGTAAACACCCTTGCACCCTTTTACACACTTCTAGTACATTTTTACTATTAGGTCTTAATTTTAATGAAATAATTTAGTCTAACCAACTTATTAATTTTAACAAAAAACGATGAAAGCCACTGATTTCAGTGACTTTTTATTGTATCAAAATTTTAGTTCTTATTTGATGGAGGCAAGGGGTATTATACTTGCTGTTTCCTACCCGTATCACTAAATATATAAAGTTTTTACCACCTACTAATTGCAGCTATACCAATGCCTCTAGCTGTCTTTACTTTTAAGCTTAACTACCGTCTCTACATGACTTGTTTGCGGAAACATATCTACAGGTTGTACCTTTTCAACCCTATACTGGAAATTCCTTAAAATAGCTAAATCTCTTGCAAGAGTTGCAGGATCACAGGATACATAAACTATTGTCCTTGGCTTCATATCCGCAATGGAATGAAGAAGT
This genomic interval from Clostridium kluyveri contains the following:
- a CDS encoding restriction endonuclease subunit S, whose translation is MDKDKANVPKIRFPGFTDPWEQCKLGDITECYSGGTPSVRNKTYYGGTIPFIRSGEINAYSTELFLTEEGLQNSSAKEVKKGDILYALYGATSGEVGISHMNGAINQAILAIKPSPKYNCYFIAQWLRKQRNLIVNTYLQGGQGNLSGNIVKDLVISIPENEEEQSKIGTFFKDLDNLITLHQRKLNHLQDKKKSLLQKMFPKNGEDFPELRFPGFTDPWEQRKFEDFTKLSQGLQIAISKRYTENIDGSKYFYITNEFLNPKSDKKYYIKNPLKNVVATKDDILMTRTGNTGKIVTNVSGAYHNNFFKIDFNHSKYDKMFLYYLLNIVCIQKEILSRAGTSTIPDLNHSEFYTIKVVLPSYEEQKKIGEFFKQFDDFIILHQRKLNHLQEQKKALLQQMFV
- a CDS encoding type I restriction endonuclease subunit R codes for the protein MNEPQFETELIQYITSGTITKPERLEGISDFVISEKSVDYSVKTKLWKYEPKIKTTEKLWDNFKEILERHNQNTLDHPLSTVEFNQVKKIISGIQIPYEAGQFLYGLNGVSQIEIDLDDGRHVFLTVFDQKQIGAGDTVYQVVNQIERPAIITGKQNRRFDTTLLINGLPIIQIEEKRDTHDVNEALNQMHQYSEENQYRDIFSTLQILVAITPNNVKYMANTTSDKFNKDFAFNWQRKSDNTIVRNWKEFADLMLSIPMAHQMATNYMILDGTKNKQMLKVMRPYQVYATQNVIENLKQVDFELGTNKVGYIWHTTGSGKTITSFKTAWLASRMPKVDKVVFVVDRIALTKQTNENYRAYDPDAGEDVIGSVQDTNNTNDLSRKLKSKDNSIIVTSVQKLDTLVKRKSFKAPDKNIVFIVDEAHRSTGGESFAKIQKAFRKSAWIGYTGTPMFDETTSGLRTEDIFGPLLHAYTIREAIADRNVLGFKVDFETTIDEKQMKLKYLPNFYRERYPKWTEEQIQKKINNISQEDMDDAVEPSFYDENPDHIKLVVEDIFKNWRNRSNEGKYNALFTTHVGGGKVSIPMAMMYFNEFQRVNGENKKNGGQALKVAVTFSQNSSNNDSMLATNQGLHDAIKVYNKEFGTSFGMDDVDGYTQDVTSRLNKTATDKKFLDIVIVVDQLLTGFDAPELNTLYVDRTLKGAGLIQAYSRTNRIADTQEKPWGHIVNYRWPAQNEKLMNEALAIYANKDSAILSENEQRKSNQKDGIIAKSFEDVFNEVKEVVEKLDSLTNEFQQLPPSEKQKEYMLDLLRDYNAGMAKLKQYTPEEVDGNTVGFNYDNPDELVEKLGMTSEEEVMLTTVLTNELKQHISKEKKIPFYQIELRMTHIKDVKIDYDYLTELVEQLLNQVHEGKSQEAQATKEKIDQFATGLEDRNYAAKVMNAATAIIKGHFPPEGSNFKYPVKLRDSEQIIQAANNVSLDRMFLDFRVKWGITDIITSVQMRELFSHHRYGLQDLDDTGQIRDIIAQASVDYKTLAHNEGIQSLSKIKYRNSLREAIYKLADEQAES
- a CDS encoding restriction endonuclease subunit S, which translates into the protein MKKLNELVRLVSGTPQFRITEAFDEKTPVFTYYSQTDLTDDLVGVTSNDVHNKQVRTNDKVNTLCQGDVVFSLITGIATMIRKEHQGYLYTQNYVKLLPGKNIDSKFLVYLINENKTIKKQFMLGLQGSQVLKYTLKQLKELEIPKIPSIDKQKIIGQVYFSQLRLQTLRNRAAELETKIRLSKLEEAMKR